One part of the Haliotis asinina isolate JCU_RB_2024 chromosome 2, JCU_Hal_asi_v2, whole genome shotgun sequence genome encodes these proteins:
- the LOC137272906 gene encoding WD repeat-containing protein 55-like, producing MAEEDCDAPKQIEFEDLTVTVDFHPSKDIIAVGCIDGEVSIHSYSTKESNKLLRKLCHHKKACRCIKFSPSGDRLHTVSKDKSLWSIDTETGKVKKKIKKAHEASIYSLVASDENFIVTGDDDGTVKVWDMRTKTCTYEVKENDDFISDMIIDDQRKILLATSGDGTLSAFNIRRKRMDLQSELFDSEFLSLAAMKGEKKVVCGTGEGVLNIFNWGEWGNISDRFPGHPMSVDCMVPISRDIVCTGSIDGIIRAVNILPNRFVGVVGEHENFPVEGLCLSHDKTLLASCSHDQKVKFWNIEGLEKIIFNERKKAKKSNKNKRLNSSKQDNFFSGLMDDDKKDNVGDTDTDDDDDDDDDDSDEEEEDSD from the exons ATGGCGGAAGAA GATTGTGATGCTCCTAAACAGATAGAGTTTGAGGACCTGACTGTCACAGTAGACTTTCATCCGTCGAAAGACATCATAGCAGTTGGCTGTATTGATGGTGAAGTTTCAAT TCATTCCTACTCAACAAAGGAGTCTAACAAGCTGCTGAGGAAATTGTGTCACCACAAGAAGGCCTGCCGGTGCATCAAGTTCTCTCCTAGTGGAGACCGCCTACACACAGTGTCCAAGGACAAATCGTTATGGAGCATCGACACAGAAACAGGCAAAgtcaagaaaaaaatcaaaaaagCTCATGA AGCCTCAATCTACAGCCTAGTTGCAAGTGATGAGAACTTTATTGTGACAGGAGATGATGATGGAACTGTCAAG GTTTGGGACATGAGGACAAAGACCTGCACATACGAGGTGAAGGAGAATGATGATTTTATCAGTGACATGATCATAGATGACCAGAGGAAGATTCTACTGGCTACCAG TGGCGATGGTACATTGTCAGCGTTCAACATACGTAGGAAGAGAATGGATCTGCAATCGGAACTTTTTGATTCAGAGTTTCTTAGTTTGGCAGCAATGAAG GGGGAGAAGAAGGTGGTGTGCGGTACTGGGGAGGGTGTCCTGAATATCTTCAACTGGGGGGAGTGGGGCAACATTAGTGACCGATTCCCCGGACATCCCATGTCTGTTGACTGTATGGTGCCCATCTCCAGGGATATTGTGTGTACTGGTTCTATAGACGGCATTATCAG GGCGGTGAATATTCTGCCAAATCGCTTTGTGGGCGTTGTCGGAGAGCATGAGAATTTTCCAGTGGAAGGATTGTGCCTGTCACATGACAAAACCTTGCTTGCTAGCTGCTCACATGACCAGAAGGTCAAGTTCTGGAACATTGAAGGacttgaaaaaataatttttaatgAAAGGAAGAAGGCGAAGAAATCCAACAAGAATAAACGCTTAAACTCCTCTAAACAGGACAATTTTTTCTCTGGTTTGATGGATGATGATAAAAAAGACAATGTTGGTGATACTGACactgatgacgatgacgatgacgatgatgatgacagtgatgaggAGGAAGAGGATAGTGATTGa